In the genome of Impatiens glandulifera chromosome 6, dImpGla2.1, whole genome shotgun sequence, the window gatttaaatataatattatttgtaacatgaattctagaaataaaatatcatcaaaacaatatgtcataagtaaatactaaaaaaacaaagaagatccaaacaaaatataaaatttatgttctGAACTAGTACATAGTCACTTGAATATTACTCGTCTCGCATTTTATGTAGCGAAAGTATTGATCAAGTTTGCATAACcaactttctcaataatttttttctcgataGATAACATAGCTAACCTATTTAGTCTTTCTTGCGACATAGTTGATCGAAGATAAGTTTTAATCAACTTCAATTTGGAAAAACTCCTTTCCGCAGATGCAACAGTAACTGGTATAGTCAGCAAAACTCGATATGCGGTATAGGAATTTGGATAACAACCatccattgttttcaaataattcagcacATCAATCGCTCTTTTTGCTTCTCCGGGTAATGAATGTCTTAACAAATTTAGTTCTAGAAATAAATTTGATCCATCAACATCGGAGTGCCCATCAtgtgttaaagaattttgaagattgacACATGAGCTCAAGAAACTTACTGACAATGTTAATCTCATATAATAACTTGTACCAAATTATCATTTCGGTTAGGAATTTAAAATTCTCAAGTTCAAATGATGCCACGCCCTCAGCTTCACTCTTTATTTTTGAGTCATAAGAAGTGTTTTCCAAATCAATTAAAGCATCTCGAATTTTTGAAGTCTAGTCTTTTATAGGCTTCACACTTTCAACATGGCTTTCCCATCGTGTTTGTGATAATAGCTTGACCGTAAGACCTTGTACATGATCTTTGAAGATTTGCCACCGCTTggtagaagaagagaataatgaatatatgcGTTGTATAAAACCAAAAAAGGACATCGCTTTAGGACAACAATTTACCATATCACATAGTGTGAGATTAAGACCGTGGCATCCACATGGAGTGTAAAAAGCTTTGGGATTAATTAGTAATCTATTTTATACACCCTTGTGCTTGCCTTTCATAGTAGATCCATTGTCATATCCTTGACCTCTTATATCGTCAATTGCAAGTTCGAGAttgctaaaaatattttgaagctCTATAAAAAGCCCAAGCCTAGAAGTTACATTAACTTTCAAAAATCCAATCCAAAATTCTTCAACCACTATTGCATTTTCTGAATCATCCACACATCTAATTACAAGGGACATTTGTTCCTCGTGACTTGCATATGGAGTGCAATCAAGTATCACAGTGAAATACTTTGCATGCTTAATTTTTGCAACTCTTAAACTTCTTACTTCAGCTTCCAACATCTGTATcaattaattttggattttgggcCCAAGATAAGTGTAATGAATTTGTCGTTCTTAAACACGCCGAAGATGTTCCTCTATTATTGGATCAAATTCGACAATCATTTCAATTAACTgcaaaaatatttcattattctCAACATAAAACTTTTCACAATCTCTTCGAGTGCCAAGttatttttcacaattttttgcACAACTACAATTATTCTCTTCAATACTTGTTTCCAATGTTCTCTCTCTTTGTTAATTGCTACTTGCACACTTTTATCAATTGTCTTTTTATTTTGAAGTCTTCTTTCTAATTCAATCCAACTAGTCATACAATCAATATGATCTTTACTAGTTTCATGATGATTTAGGCATCCGTTGATATTCTTCAAATCTTTGTATCTTTCGTCAGCCAGATAACCAAGTTTCGCCATGGTTCTCTGAGTTTTGAATAACTTACAACAAAAACAGAAGATCTTGTCCATAGAAATAGAGTACATTAACCATCTTCGGTAACTTTTCTCACCATTTGTCAATTGTCTCTTATAATGTGATGAATTGAAATGTCTTCCAGTGTTATCaagagaaaacaaaatatcatcataTCTTTTAGGATCTCTTTCAACCAAAAAGTccctaatattttatattttgtcccAATTTCCTGGATCATTAAcatttaaagaaaacaaaatcttttgatttatatctccatTAGTGTCACTTTTAGGCATACTTATATCGTTCACATTTTCAGACTGTTTTGGGTCTTCATTGCGAAGTTCATTCAATTCACCATGTTCTCGATCATTAAACTTATCATCGATGTCATTCTGGTTCACTTGCTCTTTTATTTGATCGCTTGTGAAATACTTATTAAGGCTTCCTACTTGGCTTTGAATTAAAGCATCttccttttgttttttctttcttttttctgccccagacaattgttttcttataggaggcatgcttgataaaactctaaatgttaatctgcattaaaaatttatagattaaccAGCATTCTATGAATCTATGATTAACCACAATGTTGCACTTCGCTATGCAATAATGCAAGATACAGATTATGAATCCACCATTCCACTAGACAAGTCctcaacaataaaaaataatcaagtaaatcgaAGAAAAATCTCACCGAAATCGGAGGAAGAACTCAAGTGGGAAGTGGCGTAGTGTCGAGAAACAAGGCTAGAACGAGCGAAAAAGGCCCAAGAGCTCGGTGAAGGAGACGACCGAGTTTTCTGCTCCGATTCCGGCAAGCTGGAGTATCGACGATGGGCTTGGGGTTTGGGGGAAgtgtttccttttttttttacagaatgcttgttcttattttttttttctttttctttgatttttttgatataTGAGAATCGTGCTATTCTTTTCTCCAAGTAagatagtgtttttttttatttttatttgtttggatacaaattaagttaCAGCTTATCATTgataagttataaattattatttatgggctttttaaaaataagtccacgaacatatcattataatttatttatttttgaagattttggtAGCCCAAAAATATTTGGGCGGCCCAAAAATATTTGGACCTAATTGCCTCACTTATTATACAGCAGGTCTATGCCTGGTTTAAGGCGGCTTGTCTAGTTTGATCAAAGAActcatattatttttgttctctTTGTGTTAGTGAAATCATTGACCATGTTTCTATCGTGCACTAATGCTTGCCCTATTTTAATCTGTCAGTTAAGGTTCTCATCTaatacatgtattttttttttccagaatTCTTACTTTAATGTATTGAAAGAATTTAGAGACCAGACTTAATACTTGTCATTCTTATCTTACCGGCCCATATGAGAAGTATATTCAAAATATAgcaactataaatatatataaaaatagaaaggttaaatatttaaagaaaaatatgagtAATCTCTAATGAAAAGATTAGGATACACAAAGTCAAATTTTTCTTAATTGCAAGTAACCaattacaacaaaaaaaaaaatacatatttttttaattaaaaagaaaaaacttatCCAAAGTAGATATTCTAAAGATAACTGCAAAGAAAAGGtggatatatattattaacgtTTATCATGTAGGGCGAAAGGGCAGATAAATGACACCGCTATCACTTTTCACTGCAAATATCATTTTGGAAGAGAATCCAGGAGGGGGAAATGGGTCTGTTGTTAGAATGAATGTTGAACCTGTCTGAGAAGCACATGCATTAGAAGGAGGCTGAGCCGAAGTAGAAGCATGAGAACTCGAAGTAGGAACCATGCCTCCTCTATCAACTTCATTTCTGTTTGTAGGTTGGCGTTGAAGATAAATTCTTATGGATCTGTTCCAACAAATGTAGTACCTGGTGGATATTTCAGGCTTACAAAATCTTGATGGCACATCAACGATATGATCTACAATGGGCCTTACATAATTTCTCCATGCAATCACAGAAGTTGCATTTTCACGATCAACTTGACTTATGGGAATGTCTTGATCAAACCCAAACTGCATTGCCACTCGATGAGGTAGATATTGCTCAATGCAATCCACTTCCACCCCAACAAGCTCAGATACCCTGATACAACGGGCAAATTCCATGAGAGCTTCCCTGTGTAAAGATGTGTTCAACACCCTCAAGATCTTCTTACCATACAGTTCTGACATGAACCCTTCATAAACACGAATTGTGTATGGCCTCCATAAAAAGTTCTTCTCGCTCCTATCGAAACCTTgaacaatattttcattttcaaggCCCTCGATCCTTGCCATATTCCATCGGCATATTAGTGGCTGGGTGATATGCACTGTCCTAATGTCTTGTGGCCTCAAAGACTCAAACCTCTCCCAAATCCAAGCCTGGACCAACTGAAATGGAGCCCAAAGGGTGATCTTATTTAGCAGCATCGATTTGGATGGTTTGTGCGATCTACATTGCTCACGTCGTTTAAGCAAATGAAGGTCCCTATAAAGGCTGGCTAGGACAGCAGGGGCCAACGCCATTTTGGTTCCCCTAGATAGATGGATGGCAACTGGGAACACAATAGTTCGAATTGTGTTAATAGCTGGTCCAGTGAAAACAAATCGGGAGAGCCAAAGAGACAAAAATGCTTCATGCTCTATATTACTTCCAGTGCCCATAAATTTGTTCATCCAAAGATACTGACATGCTCTAGCTGCTTTTGTTCGCCCGATCTCCAGTCTCTCCATTTTCAGCATGGTCTCAACGTCCTTCAATTCTGGAGTTTCTAATGGTTTAAGAACACAATAATCTCCTAGACTGTAGCCTCCGATTACGGCCACGTCCTCTAGGGTAATTGTCGCTTCTCCCCATGGGAAGATAAATGACTTGGTTTCGGAGCACCATCTATTGGAGAGTTCGAGGATAACCTCCTTGTGTTTTATGATGGTGCAAACAGAGCCGGTGATGGCATCTGCAATTCCGGCTCTCTCCCATAGAGTTTGGTAGAGAGGGCGCATTTGGGACACCCACTGCTCCCAACGATGTGTACACATTCTCCAGCCATCGAAGAACACATCGGGATTATTTGAAGAGATAGTGTTGGTTGAAGGGATAAGTACTGTAGGTGAGGTACCCTCCGCATTTAGGGAAGGGTGGAGGAAACGTGCCGGTCTGTATATAGGCATCCCATCCCTAGCAGGTGCCATCATCAATTCTTCTCTTTCAACCATGAGGGTTACAATTTGGGCAGCCATTGATAAAAGAGATGCAGGAGAACAAGAGCTAGCTAGGAAGCTAAATGAAATCAAGAATCatatgataatttattaatattatttgctATTTATAAACATTCTATGAAAAAAAGTTGTTGACTAGATTACAAAAATCTTGTATTTAACTGTAATCTtgcaatattttattattacctacttttaataattaattaaaaaaagttattagatttcaaaaatctaatacctttgtttatattaaatgatttaaacttatctttttataaaaagtatattttagtaattaattaaaaaaaagttatttgactttaaatatcttatttttttaatatgaattacattaaatgtttttaaattaagatgaaataatttattaaaccagaacaaatatttgttaatcaACTATcaaaaatagtataatattGGTTATGAGAATTTTTCGGGACAcaatttcttttctatttttatatagtacttatatgaaataattatatttcttttgagaaaatttataataattttttattaaagaaaattaataattttactttttaaacaaaaaaaaaatattgagaaaaacaAACCAATAGATGTGATAGTTCTAATGAATTCTCTATTTAAATTGCAAATTTGAATATGTCAAAGTAAAAATACACAATGTAAAAGGCAcactatttaattattgttttaattgattattttttatgacacaaattttatttcaaaactttaTTTTCGTTTTAACTACATATTATGACTAacaatatttgtataaatatattttgaatgatagattagtttagatattatttttattgttatattgtGATGCATGTTACTTAACAAAaccacaaattatttaattataaaaaaatacattgaaTGCATATTGAGAGAACAAAGAACTTATGCATGGTAGAAATACTTGTTTAGACATCATCAgtttattctatttatatatttatttttcttggttgTATGTTAgacatttgttttgttaagttgtgTTGTGGTCATGTTAGCTAGGTGATTTGTATGTAAATTGTACTTATTGAATTGAGACATATAATACAACAATATTATTGATTAAGCTCTTTGTATAtatgaaacaaaattatatgtcaaaatgtttttttgtttttgttttatttagatattatgACGacaccaaataattttataaatagattTGGAAGGATATATTagtttgaatattatttttatgtatttattgtGAAACATGTTATTTAACAATACGATACATAATTTAATGACAATAAATTCATTCTATGATATTTTGAAGAGAACAAAGAGCTTAATGCATGATAGCAAAAACATTACCAAgttattctaattattttttcattttcttgtcgtaagttgtcattttttttattaagttgttTTTGTCGTTTTAGGCTATTTGCACTTAAATTGTACTTATTTAATTGAGACATATATTTACCACAACACTATTTGCTAAACTCCTTAtatgaaacaaaattatatgttaaatgtTATTTCGTTTTTGTAACTACATATtatgatattaataaatattatacccTAGTAAAAATTTGTGATAGATTTCGTCATAATTATTTtggtaattattaatttcaaactaaaatatgttaatgaacttcatttaaaaaaaagatgaattaaaatatcattttaacttTGTATGTTTAAAAACACATacttcactttttttttataactaatattttacattttattattcttacaaaatatataagtttttgaGTTCTTcgaaaatacattttattatttttacgaaatatataactttttgaGTTCTTCAAAAATGCAAGAGTGGTTGATGATTCTATCCTTTCAAAAGTGGAAGGAAAGGAATTTCTTTTGAAAGAGGAAGATTTCACTCGGCTTTTCAATCTTCCCACCGAAGGGTTTTTTGAGTTCCACCCATCCCAGATAATATCATCCACGATATGTCTTACCTCTTCTCAAACTCCTCCACTCGCTTAGAAACTCATGGAGTTAAATCTCTGTTGTCTCCTGAGTTTCAGATCCTCAACGATATCATTACCAGATATATCTTAGAAAAAGAATGCACTCACTTCTACACAAAGAAAATCTTCGAAATAATGGTTTCCATAATCAAAGACAACCCAATCAACCGGTCGCATGTCATTTTTGAAAATCTGAAGAAAATGGTCTCTTCACCAAGAATGATGACCGAGTACGTCTCTCAGCTTAGTAGCATCCTCCTCGACTTCAACGTCAATCTTGGACCCGCAACCAATCTTAGATCATCCAACCTCATAACCATAGAAAAAGTCGAAAGCTGGATCCATAATGTAGAAGCAACAAATGCTAGGAGGGAATTAAACTCAGGATCTTCAAGTCATTAGTTTTTGTGTTAAGCTTATATTATCTTTATCGACTTAGAAGAATCTGAACTGGTTAATTCTCCTTAAAACCGGTTACTTAAATctacatttataaatttttgatgttctattttattatttatatttaatagagtTATGGCTAATTTAAATCTAAGTGTATTTATTACTTTGCATAATTGAAAGTCATTTTCTAAATAACgattataaacaatttattattaaaataataaatacatctTAGAAATACATCATCTTTTTCAAAGTGGTGCCATATTTCCATTTTTTGATAGCGTTTGGGAATACGTTCCATCAAATATGACGGTTCAAATTCTTAGTAGTTTTCAAACACGTTTAACACTATccctttaaaataaaatacatgcCGAAAATCTTGGATTAAAAGAATATTGTTTGCAAAGCCTAAAATATCACTGCTCTGCCTTCTCTCTATAAAacctctcttcttcttcattactCCTCCTCATCCGTATCTTTCTCCAAACATGGCTAAGGACAACGCATTGTTTAATTACATTGTGCAAGTACATTTCAATTCCATATAAGAATCTGGAAGTATTGAAATGCAGCATGTACTCCGATCTATTGAGAAATCAGGCCTGAGATATTTTCTTGAAGGTCCTCCTATCTGCTATCTTGAGGAGGTCCGGGCATTCTTCCATTTGGCAACGCTGGCTGCAAGTTCTATTGTCGCCAAGGTGAACGGTGTGAAGTTAACCATTACCGAACAAATGTTCGCCGAAGTCATGAAACTCCCAACTACGAGCCGGGGCTTCTCTGAGGCGTTGTCTCTGACTGCCTTATCCAGACTCCAAACCTTGTTCTCCGACAGCGACGTTCCCGTAAGAATTAGTGGTAAGAAGAAAGATCTTAAGTGCAAATATCACATTATGTGCGATATTGTCTCCAAAGCGCTACAAGGAAGAGGCAGAAACTTTGACAGTATAACCCAGTCAAATTTTGATATGATGGGTGCCATCGTAAGGGGCGATAAAATCAACTAGGGGTTAATCCTATTTAACACTCTGTGTGAAATGGTGTCTCCTTACAACAAATGAAGTCTTAGCTTCACAATGCAGAATAGATGGATCTTGGCACATCTGAACATTCCTACCGAACCAGGTATCCTACTAAACTACAGTAAAATAGTAATTGCTGCCTCTACTGGTCGATATTTTACCAAAATAAACAAAGCCAAGGAGTCTAACTCCGAGGCAACTCGTCAACAATTGAGTGGAGGAAAGACTGTAAATACGAAGAATGTAGGAAGAAGTTCACCAGGTGGTTTGAAAAGTATTAACCTCTCTACTCAAGCCGCATCATCAAAGAGACTATGTTCAGTCGTTGAGTCTATCGCTAATACCACCATCTTGGCTAGAACCAAACGAGGAGACACAAATGAAATGACATCCTCATGGAAGAAGCTCCGGTCAGAGGTAAATATTCTAACTCCACCTCTTTTTGATGCTACAACTATTATTCCAACTCCGAAGGAGGATTTGACACCTCCTACTTCTACGATTAAGCCTACGGTTTAAGAGGTTCAATCGGTAGATATTGATGTCACAAACAGGATGGTGGAATTTCTAAAACCGGTCGGTTAGATGAAACTGATCGAATAAATGTTGTATATAATACCAATCGGTCCACTCTTCCTGAAACCGATCGGTCCACTTTCCCTGAAACCGATCGACCGTCTCTACCTGAATCTAATCGGTCTAACATGCTAAAAATTGGCCAGCTAGAAGAAACTACAAATGATCCAAATATTGTGAATTAGGATGTGTCTCCTCCAAATGAAAATACTTTGAAAAAGACCACAGCTAAATCGTTCCTCTCTTTAGTTGCTAAAAGAAATTTAAAGAGACTTAATATCAAAGAATCCGAACATGCGACAATTATTGAAGAAGGCCAAGATAAACCAGATGACGACTTTGCACCGCCTACTTCTGAGTCACCCCCGACGTATCCCAGAAGCTCAGAAAACTATCAAAACTATTCTTGAGAAAGTTTAGTCATTTGCCAATGAGACAATTGATTTCAATTATACTTGGGAAAACATACGGCTTGGAACAAGTTTCAGTGAGATATTTCCAGGGGAAACTGAGGAGGAAAAATGGTCATAACTTCTCATTTTGGATAAAGCAGTGTTCTCCATGACTAAGTCACATTCAGTTACTACAGCCCTACGAAGGTGAAAATTCATGGAGGCATATGCGAGAGGGAGGGCGTTGTATTCCTTCCtcaaagaacacaagaacaacTTTAATCCTTTGGGCGCCAATGCAAAGACAAACAAAGAAATAATTGGTCTTCTAGAAGCTATTATGGATGAATTTCTATCAATCTATTAGACCTATGTAGATGGATAGAGAACCTCAACGTCTGAATAAATCGACATCCCATGCCTTGGGAAAGGACCGCTGGATCTCGTTGAAGTAATGCCTCTTCCTCAAGGCGAATCTCAAATCATTAGAACCAAGTAGTTGGTTCCTGAAGGAAGAACATCACCTAGAAAATGGACTTCCTCCGAAGAACGTGAGGTTTTTGATGTGTATGAAGTTAGAGGATAGTGCATTAAAGAACAATATCTTGAAATGTCGAAAACAAGAGTTTGAATGAATTACTGAAGGACATAAGATTACTTCAGCTGACTTAGTAGAATCTTGTCTACTACGGTCATCCTCTGTTGAAGATATAAACAAGGATAGGCATAATAAAGTAGTCTCAAATCCCAAACCGACCGGTGTTGAGATTCCTCTCTCAGAAAAACAAATCGTTTAAGAGGAATTCAAAGATTTACCTGCCAAGAAACAGACATCTGCTACGTCTAAATCGggtatgataggatcggcgacACTAATAGAGatggggtctggctattgatgacgacttcggataaacggtttgatagaaatcatgttatggattaatatctctttctattcttcgcaaatccttagaactcttgaaacagattcaagtgcggaaatgttcgtcggatttgaatcTTTGAACTAATGAAGGATGAAtggtagaaagtaaagaacacaggaaattgtttatgaatgttcggagcaaactctcctacgtcacccctttttcatACTAccagaaggatttcactatacttctttgaatcaaatacagttcactaatctagctaactctctgttgaacaaaacaacctttgttcaacttacagcacTGATgttttctcacagaaaagacagtatgtaattataatgtattcacagctagatgataagtgagatATTTGATTTCGGGAACTTTCTTGAATAATGAATGAAGCAGCTCTCTCTCTTATATATTCAGCAATCAATTTTTCCGTTGTCTGAGGCagcaatttatttttgaaaagcttcaacggtcaaatccttcttttggacacatgttccgttggatgtactatccatgaggtactgggtagtacaGCAGGAAAAGATTATTGAGATCATGGTAGTACAATACAGTACATGCAATTTAAATTATGGCAAACATGGAAGTTATTCATTTGATGAGCTTTGCTGCCAACTGTCCTGGAAGAGCATTTGCCTTTAGTAGACATCTATCTTCCTTTAGATGCTATTTACTTATCTTAGATTCCCATCTAATCATCATAGTCGTCCATTTGATCAACTGATCATCTTAGACGTTTATCTGCTTAGACACCTCATCTTGATCGTCCATCTGCTTAGACACCCCCATCTGATTATCTTGGTCGTCCATCTGCTTAGACACccccatctgatcatcttagccgTCCATCTAATTAGACGCCCCATCCTAATAGTCTATTAGATGCCTCATCTTGGCCGTTCATTTTCTTAGACGACTCATCTGATTAGACAGCTCATctaacagtctattagacgcctcatcttaGCTGTTCATCTGATTAGACGCCCACATCTAACTACGCGCGTTGACTTTGAGCTAAGCCtgtaaattaacaaaaaatcCTTATTAATTATGCGTCTGGTAAAATTTGAACCCAGGTCACCAGCATGACTAGTAGATGTACTTACCATTGCACCACAGActatgttgatatctaaatatatatttatatatttgatatgactaacaattattaaacttaattttatccatttattatcaaaaaccatttcatcaatcatcaaatcaaaattgttaagttattttaaatcaattaaaaatcttaacccaacaatttctccctttttaattatttaagctaaattatcaaaactagtttaaacatttaaaaatcttaacctaACAATgtctcccttttgattatttaaactaaattatcaaaaccagtttaaatattaaaaatcttaacccaacaatttctctctttttgattatttaaactaatttatcaaaagaaggtgagttcatgatttaaatataatataggcattatcgtaatctaacaatcctaaaaatatttctaaggtaagaaaacaTAGACTCgggaagtggctttgtgaagatTTCAGCCACTTTAGGCTTTTGAATGTCATATGCTATGTTCGAGCAGTCGGCTGTCCAGATGTCGTCTtgctcttccaagttgttttccTATTTATCTGCATTTAAAGACAATAAATCTTGTTCCGATTTTTCTTTGGGTGcatggcttat includes:
- the LOC124943381 gene encoding uncharacterized protein LOC124943381, which encodes MAAQIVTLMVEREELMMAPARDGMPIYRPARFLHPSLNAEGTSPTVLIPSTNTISSNNPDVFFDGWRMCTHRWEQWVSQMRPLYQTLWERAGIADAITGSVCTIIKHKEVILELSNRWCSETKSFIFPWGEATITLEDVAVIGGYSLGDYCVLKPLETPELKDVETMLKMERLEIGRTKAARACQYLWMNKFMGTGSNIEHEAFLSLWLSRFVFTGPAINTIRTIVFPVAIHLSRGTKMALAPAVLASLYRDLHLLKRREQCRSHKPSKSMLLNKITLWAPFQLVQAWIWERFESLRPQDIRTVHITQPLICRWNMARIEGLENENIVQGFDRSEKNFLWRPYTIRVYEGFMSELYGKKILRVLNTSLHREALMEFARCIRVSELVGVEVDCIEQYLPHRVAMQFGFDQDIPISQVDRENATSVIAWRNYVRPIVDHIVDVPSRFCKPEISTRYYICWNRSIRIYLQRQPTNRNEVDRGGMVPTSSSHASTSAQPPSNACASQTGSTFILTTDPFPPPGFSSKMIFAVKSDSGVIYLPFRPT